In Haloterrigena turkmenica DSM 5511, a single genomic region encodes these proteins:
- a CDS encoding PAS domain S-box protein: protein MTDSSSECNGGANESETGPNGDDRLEFTLDVRRLATRLPDHGVSILDADGRVAAWNESVRELTGYEEAEVVGRHYRIFFPAEERTTGRPAKVLEHARTQGRVEDEGWRHRSDGSRFWAREVVVPIRGDEVADSGTFDPDATSSAGTDESAGDVVAYANVLQDRTDEYERERNLREEKTFSESIFEAQPDVVYAFDAEGTFLKWNDRVPEVTGYAESELAEMEPLEFVAPDHRERVADALQRILEESPYVSVEAELLTKDGRRIPYEFNTARITDETGSVLGFTGVGRDVSDRKARERELREEKALTESIFEAQPDMLYAYDTEGKLIHWNERFEQATGYESGELEERNPLEFIAPSDRDHIADAIERILEDGDRVTAEGGLLTSDGEIVPYEFNSARITDDTGSVLGFTGVGRDITGRKARERELERLERLNATIRTIDEAMVTAETRDEVESAIVETFADADAYRFAAIGRVDPVVTSGRQPWEPQAWDGIDADAVETVLPSFVGPPDDDSDEPTLEMESVRCYHDLRESDVDDWRRDARERDYGAVAVVPITASGRTYGLLVVGAAESAAFTDREREVLQEFGGTIGHAINAMAVRRLLYQDIVVELEFESTDPRDVYVDCSARLDCRLSIGHVLPLTDERFVHYVTVTDADPERIRAVVTDYDAVEELRLVDTDADESHWEVVVAGPTITGLLADYGARVRSRVADRGVSTTVVQASPDIEVRDLVDAVTAAYPETEFVSKRTVEQPVETGGDFRRRVAEELTEKQRTALEAAFYGGYFEWPTRSSDAGEIADRLGIARQTFHQHLRVAQAKVLTAYFEGGTGAKRELRGG, encoded by the coding sequence ATGACGGACTCATCCTCGGAGTGTAACGGTGGGGCGAACGAATCGGAGACCGGACCGAACGGAGACGACCGCCTCGAGTTCACCCTCGACGTTCGCCGGCTGGCGACGCGCCTCCCCGATCACGGGGTGTCGATACTCGACGCCGACGGTCGCGTCGCCGCGTGGAACGAGAGCGTCCGAGAGCTCACGGGATACGAGGAAGCCGAGGTCGTGGGTCGTCACTATCGCATCTTCTTCCCAGCCGAAGAGCGCACGACCGGCCGGCCGGCGAAGGTGCTCGAGCACGCGCGAACCCAGGGGCGCGTCGAAGACGAGGGCTGGCGACACCGGAGCGACGGCAGCCGGTTCTGGGCTCGCGAGGTGGTCGTTCCGATCCGCGGGGACGAGGTCGCCGACTCGGGGACGTTCGACCCCGACGCGACCTCGAGCGCCGGTACGGACGAGTCGGCCGGCGACGTCGTGGCCTACGCGAACGTCCTCCAGGACCGGACCGACGAGTACGAACGCGAACGGAACCTCCGCGAGGAGAAGACGTTCTCGGAGAGCATCTTCGAGGCCCAACCGGACGTCGTCTACGCCTTCGATGCGGAGGGGACCTTCCTCAAGTGGAACGACCGCGTTCCGGAGGTGACGGGGTACGCGGAGTCGGAACTGGCCGAGATGGAGCCCCTCGAGTTCGTCGCCCCGGACCACCGCGAACGGGTCGCCGACGCCCTCCAGCGAATCCTCGAGGAATCCCCGTACGTTTCCGTCGAAGCGGAGCTGCTCACGAAGGACGGGCGGCGGATCCCCTACGAGTTCAACACGGCACGGATCACCGACGAGACCGGGTCCGTCCTGGGCTTTACCGGCGTCGGTCGCGACGTCAGCGACCGCAAGGCCCGCGAGCGGGAACTCCGCGAGGAGAAGGCGCTGACCGAGAGCATCTTCGAGGCCCAGCCGGACATGCTCTACGCCTACGACACTGAGGGGAAGCTGATCCACTGGAACGAACGGTTCGAGCAGGCGACGGGCTACGAGTCGGGCGAACTCGAGGAAAGGAACCCGCTCGAGTTCATCGCCCCGTCTGACCGCGATCACATCGCCGACGCCATCGAGCGAATCCTCGAGGACGGCGACCGCGTTACCGCCGAGGGAGGGTTACTGACGAGCGACGGCGAGATCGTTCCCTACGAGTTCAACAGCGCGCGGATCACTGACGACACCGGCTCCGTGCTCGGCTTTACCGGCGTCGGCCGCGACATCACCGGTCGCAAGGCCCGTGAGCGGGAACTCGAGCGCCTGGAGCGGCTCAACGCGACGATCAGGACGATCGACGAGGCGATGGTCACGGCCGAGACCCGCGACGAGGTCGAGTCGGCGATCGTCGAGACGTTCGCCGACGCGGACGCCTACCGATTCGCCGCCATCGGTCGGGTCGACCCGGTCGTGACGAGCGGCCGGCAGCCGTGGGAACCCCAGGCGTGGGACGGGATCGACGCGGACGCGGTCGAGACCGTCCTCCCGTCGTTCGTCGGGCCCCCGGACGACGACTCGGACGAACCGACGCTCGAGATGGAGTCCGTGCGGTGTTATCACGACCTCCGCGAGAGCGACGTCGACGACTGGCGCCGCGACGCCCGCGAGCGCGACTACGGCGCGGTCGCGGTCGTCCCGATCACCGCGAGCGGTCGCACCTACGGGCTGCTCGTCGTCGGCGCCGCCGAGTCCGCGGCGTTTACCGACCGCGAGCGAGAGGTCCTTCAGGAGTTTGGCGGCACGATCGGACACGCGATCAACGCGATGGCGGTCCGGCGCCTCCTTTATCAGGACATCGTCGTCGAACTCGAGTTCGAGTCCACCGACCCGCGGGACGTCTACGTCGACTGCTCGGCCCGCCTCGACTGCCGGCTCTCGATCGGTCACGTGTTACCGCTGACCGACGAGCGGTTCGTCCACTACGTGACCGTCACCGACGCCGATCCCGAGCGGATCCGGGCGGTCGTGACCGACTACGACGCGGTCGAGGAGCTCCGGTTGGTCGATACCGACGCGGACGAAAGCCACTGGGAGGTCGTCGTCGCCGGGCCGACGATCACCGGCTTGCTCGCGGATTACGGAGCCCGGGTGCGCTCGCGAGTCGCCGACCGCGGGGTCTCGACGACGGTCGTCCAGGCCAGTCCCGATATCGAGGTCCGCGACCTCGTCGACGCCGTCACCGCGGCCTACCCCGAGACGGAGTTCGTGTCGAAACGGACCGTCGAGCAGCCGGTCGAGACCGGCGGCGACTTCCGGCGGCGGGTCGCCGAAGAGTTGACCGAGAAACAGCGGACGGCCCTCGAGGCGGCCTTCTACGGTGGCTACTTCGAGTGGCCGACGCGAAGCAGCGACGCCGGTGAGATCGCCGATCGACTCGGGATCGCCCGCCAGACGTTCCACCAGCACCTCCGGGTCGCTCAGGCGAAGGTCCTCACGGCGTACTTCGAGGGCGGGACCGGCGCTAAACGCGAGCTACGGGGAGGATGA
- a CDS encoding D-aminoacyl-tRNA deacylase has protein sequence MSDLAIVESRADRASVHVCDQLRDLADWEALEDGSRPDADGGGTYYRLEGAELRSFEDFHLELESPVDAFDCDPDVLVFASRHSGDTGPLLTGHFTGNFGPAEFGGEPNAVADACPHALARLLEAFDEHAPEGYDVGMECTHHGPTDVGCPSLFAELGSGDEQWDDPAGAEAVARAILDLRGVDPHRSRQIVGFGGNHYAPRFERVVRETEWAVGHVAADWALESMAHPTTHPDVLAAAFEASEAEIALVDGEWPVLEETLEELGHRLVSETWLREVGDRPLEVVDAVESDLGRVDDGIRFGDRRADAFDVVDLPADLVATAQGIDPDRVREIVASNAVAFATENGGSRVGSRVAIPAEDEDTARETIVAELATVLEEKYDDVTVADDAVVAERTAFDPNLAREVGVPEGPKFGALADGESVTVDGETVSPQRVQRQETDRFSK, from the coding sequence ATGAGCGACCTCGCGATCGTCGAGAGCCGGGCCGACCGCGCGTCGGTCCACGTCTGCGACCAGCTCCGCGACCTCGCCGACTGGGAGGCCCTCGAGGACGGCTCCCGACCCGACGCCGACGGCGGCGGGACCTACTACCGTCTCGAGGGCGCCGAACTCCGGTCGTTCGAGGACTTCCACCTAGAACTCGAGTCCCCCGTCGACGCCTTCGACTGCGACCCCGACGTGCTGGTGTTCGCCTCCCGCCACTCCGGCGACACGGGACCGCTGCTGACGGGCCACTTCACGGGCAATTTCGGCCCCGCGGAGTTCGGCGGCGAGCCTAACGCCGTCGCAGACGCGTGTCCCCACGCGCTGGCGCGCCTGCTCGAGGCCTTCGACGAGCACGCCCCCGAAGGATACGACGTCGGGATGGAGTGTACCCACCACGGCCCGACCGACGTCGGCTGTCCGTCGCTGTTCGCGGAACTGGGCAGCGGCGACGAGCAGTGGGACGACCCCGCCGGCGCCGAGGCGGTCGCCCGAGCGATTCTGGATCTGCGCGGCGTCGATCCCCACCGCTCGCGGCAGATCGTCGGCTTCGGCGGCAACCACTACGCGCCGCGGTTCGAGCGCGTCGTCCGCGAGACCGAGTGGGCAGTCGGCCACGTCGCGGCCGACTGGGCCCTCGAGTCGATGGCCCACCCGACGACCCACCCCGACGTGCTCGCGGCCGCGTTCGAGGCCAGCGAGGCTGAGATCGCGCTCGTCGACGGCGAGTGGCCGGTCCTCGAGGAGACGCTCGAAGAACTTGGTCATCGGCTCGTCAGCGAGACGTGGCTCCGCGAGGTGGGTGACCGACCGCTCGAGGTGGTCGACGCCGTCGAGTCCGATCTCGGGCGCGTCGACGACGGAATCCGGTTCGGCGACCGACGCGCGGACGCGTTCGACGTCGTCGACCTGCCGGCCGATCTGGTCGCCACCGCACAGGGGATCGATCCCGACCGCGTGCGAGAAATCGTCGCATCGAACGCCGTCGCCTTCGCGACGGAGAACGGCGGCAGTCGCGTCGGATCGCGCGTCGCGATTCCGGCCGAAGACGAAGACACCGCCCGCGAAACGATCGTTGCGGAGCTCGCAACCGTCCTCGAGGAGAAGTACGACGACGTGACCGTCGCGGACGACGCGGTCGTCGCCGAGCGGACGGCGTTCGATCCCAACCTCGCGCGCGAGGTCGGCGTCCCCGAGGGGCCGAAATTCGGCGCGCTCGCCGACGGCGAGTCCGTCACCGTCGACGGAGAAACGGTCAGTCCGCAGAGAGTTCAGCGTCAGGAAACCGATCGGTTCTCGAAGTAA
- the ftsZ gene encoding cell division protein FtsZ produces the protein MDSIIDDAIDEAETGEQSEVPDDAPLQDDQSAGGDASDGHQTGTMTDDELEDVLQDLQTDITVVGCGGAGGNTVNRMHEEGIHGAKLVAANTDVQHLVEIEADTKILMGKEKTSGRGAGSLPQVGEEAALESQQDIYDAIDGSDMVFVTAGLGGGTGTGSAPVVAKAAREAGALTISIVTTPFTAEGEVRRTNAEAGLERLRDVSDTVIVVPNDRLLDSVGKLPVRQAFKVSDEVLMRSVKGITELITKPGLVNLDFADVRTVMERGGVAMIGLGESDSEAKAEDSVKTALRSPLLDVDISGASSALVNVTGGNDMAIEEAEGVVEEIYDRIDPDARIIWGTSIDEQLEGSMRTMIVVTGVESPQIYGRPDEETVQPEMTGQAGGDDIDFVN, from the coding sequence ATGGACTCCATCATCGACGATGCGATCGACGAGGCCGAAACCGGGGAGCAGTCCGAAGTCCCCGACGACGCTCCGCTTCAGGACGACCAGTCCGCGGGCGGCGACGCGTCGGACGGCCACCAGACAGGAACGATGACCGACGACGAACTCGAGGACGTTCTCCAGGACCTCCAAACCGATATCACCGTCGTCGGCTGTGGCGGCGCCGGCGGGAACACGGTCAACCGCATGCACGAGGAGGGGATCCACGGCGCGAAACTCGTCGCCGCGAACACCGACGTGCAACACCTCGTCGAGATCGAGGCCGACACCAAGATCCTGATGGGGAAAGAGAAGACCAGCGGCCGCGGCGCCGGGTCGCTCCCGCAGGTCGGCGAGGAGGCAGCCCTCGAGAGCCAGCAGGACATCTACGACGCCATCGACGGCTCCGACATGGTCTTCGTCACGGCGGGGCTGGGCGGCGGGACTGGTACCGGCTCGGCACCCGTCGTCGCCAAGGCCGCCCGCGAGGCCGGCGCCCTGACGATTTCGATCGTCACGACGCCGTTTACCGCGGAAGGTGAGGTTCGGCGGACGAACGCGGAAGCCGGCCTCGAGCGCCTGCGCGACGTGAGCGACACCGTCATCGTCGTCCCCAACGACCGCCTGCTCGACTCCGTCGGCAAACTGCCCGTCCGCCAGGCGTTCAAGGTCTCAGACGAGGTGCTGATGCGCTCGGTCAAGGGCATCACGGAACTGATCACGAAACCCGGCCTCGTCAACCTGGACTTCGCCGACGTTCGCACCGTCATGGAACGGGGCGGCGTCGCCATGATCGGCCTCGGCGAGTCCGACTCCGAGGCGAAAGCGGAGGACTCGGTCAAGACCGCCCTCAGATCGCCGCTGCTGGACGTCGACATCTCCGGCGCGAGCTCCGCGCTGGTCAACGTCACCGGCGGCAACGACATGGCCATCGAGGAGGCCGAGGGCGTCGTCGAGGAGATCTACGACCGGATCGACCCCGACGCGCGCATCATCTGGGGGACCTCGATCGACGAGCAACTCGAGGGTAGCATGCGGACGATGATCGTCGTCACCGGCGTCGAATCGCCTCAGATCTACGGCCGGCCCGACGAGGAGACCGTCCAGCCGGAGATGACCGGCCAGGCGGGCGGCGACGACATCGACTTCGTCAACTGA